The following coding sequences lie in one Natrinema sp. DC36 genomic window:
- a CDS encoding D-aminoacylase — translation MSSVSTGSVEFRNARVLDGTGGPVFSAHVLVDDGRIKRISDEPSGADRHVDLDGSYLAPGFVDMHAHSELRLISKPTAEEKLTQGITTEVLGQDGVSVAPVPEALKTEWEKRIQSLDGTIDGRWPWNSVAEYLAELDEAAPAVNAAHYAPHGNLRSHIASFEDRELAAGEVADLQDGLEQAIDGGAFGLSTGMIYPPSSYGRDPELEALAETLATRDSFMISHVWNETDRVVESIDRYLELCRRGGCHAHVSHLKVGGQQNWGNSMDVLELFDDAIDAGQRVSFDQYPYTAGSTMLTALLPPWARQGETADILERLRRADVRERIAEDISAPGEWENLARAAGSWDNILITRTASGDYQGDTIEEIATERNLDPVDAMCELLVEEHLDVTMADFVMSEEDIERFLADDRGTFCTDGIFGGKPHPRAIGTFGRILERYVRERDVLSLPLVARKAAGHPADILGLDDRGYVKEGYVADLVAFDLDAVSENATYEDPFQLTDGFEYILVGGAMAVEDGTTTGVRNGEILRSTDEWDGSDRPALDRSSNES, via the coding sequence ATGTCGTCTGTTAGCACGGGGTCCGTAGAGTTCCGAAACGCACGCGTTCTCGATGGCACCGGTGGGCCGGTCTTCAGCGCACACGTCCTAGTCGACGACGGTCGGATCAAACGCATCAGCGACGAACCGAGCGGTGCCGATCGGCACGTCGACCTCGACGGATCATATCTCGCCCCCGGGTTCGTGGACATGCACGCCCACTCGGAGCTGCGACTGATTTCCAAGCCCACTGCCGAGGAGAAGCTCACGCAGGGTATCACGACCGAAGTGCTCGGACAGGACGGGGTCAGCGTCGCGCCCGTACCCGAAGCGCTGAAGACCGAGTGGGAGAAGCGTATCCAGTCGCTGGACGGGACAATCGACGGGAGATGGCCGTGGAACTCCGTCGCCGAGTATCTCGCCGAACTCGACGAGGCGGCGCCGGCCGTCAACGCTGCCCACTACGCCCCGCACGGGAACCTCCGATCGCACATCGCCAGCTTCGAGGACCGCGAACTCGCGGCCGGAGAAGTGGCCGATCTACAGGACGGGCTCGAGCAGGCGATCGATGGCGGCGCGTTCGGACTGTCCACGGGAATGATCTACCCGCCGAGTTCCTACGGACGCGACCCGGAACTCGAGGCGCTCGCCGAGACGCTCGCGACCCGGGACTCGTTTATGATCTCTCACGTGTGGAACGAGACCGACCGGGTCGTCGAATCGATCGACCGCTATCTCGAACTCTGTCGGCGCGGCGGCTGTCACGCACACGTCTCACACCTGAAAGTGGGCGGCCAACAGAACTGGGGGAACTCCATGGACGTCCTCGAGCTGTTCGACGACGCGATCGACGCGGGACAACGGGTCTCGTTCGACCAGTACCCATACACGGCGGGCTCGACGATGCTCACCGCGCTGTTGCCGCCGTGGGCGCGACAGGGCGAAACGGCGGACATCCTCGAACGGCTGCGACGGGCGGACGTCAGAGAACGTATCGCCGAGGACATCTCGGCGCCCGGGGAGTGGGAAAACCTGGCTCGCGCGGCGGGCAGTTGGGACAACATCCTCATCACGCGGACCGCGAGCGGCGACTACCAGGGAGACACGATCGAGGAAATCGCGACCGAGCGAAACCTCGACCCGGTCGATGCGATGTGTGAACTCCTCGTCGAGGAGCACTTGGACGTGACGATGGCGGACTTCGTCATGTCGGAAGAAGACATCGAGCGGTTCCTCGCGGACGACCGAGGAACGTTCTGTACGGACGGCATCTTCGGCGGCAAACCCCATCCGAGAGCAATCGGGACGTTCGGTCGCATCCTGGAGCGATACGTGCGGGAGCGCGATGTACTGTCCCTGCCGCTTGTGGCGCGCAAGGCGGCCGGCCACCCCGCCGACATCCTCGGACTCGACGACCGGGGGTACGTGAAGGAGGGGTACGTCGCAGACCTCGTTGCATTCGACCTTGACGCCGTGTCGGAGAACGCCACCTACGAGGACCCGTTCCAGCTCACCGACGGCTTCGAGTATATTCTCGTCGGCGGAGCGATGGCCGTCGAGGACGGGACGACGACGGGCGTTCGGAACGGTGAGATTCTCCGCTCGACCGACGAGTGGGACGGCTCCGACCGGCCGGCACTCGACAGGTCGTCCAACGAGTCGTGA
- a CDS encoding LLM class flavin-dependent oxidoreductase, protein MSSSKQVFDRGDRVGIYLQDKHSLQENLELVQYAEEQGIDEIWQAESRLARDGITPLGAYAAVTDQIKLGTGVINNWTRNTALIAQTMSTLEELAGPNRIQCGIGAWWDPLAEKVGIDRSGALRAMRECVEVTQDLLDMENVTYDGEFVQMRDVELDVVHGDSGPRTVPVYVGGTGFKMLELTGHFADGAVMNYLVSPEYNEKALDALATGAERGGRSLEDIDRPQLVVCSMDHDVDKALDNARELITQYLGQQPHIMKASGVSQDLIDEVGDAIGGWPADKEDIKQGMELIPDDVVHKLTASGTPEQCREKVREYAESGCQCPILYPLGDDRELMIDEFADGYL, encoded by the coding sequence ATGAGCAGTAGCAAACAGGTGTTCGATAGAGGCGACCGTGTTGGTATCTACCTGCAGGACAAACATTCGTTACAGGAGAATCTCGAACTCGTCCAGTACGCAGAAGAGCAGGGGATCGACGAGATCTGGCAGGCGGAGTCTCGACTTGCACGCGACGGCATTACGCCGCTCGGCGCGTACGCCGCCGTCACGGACCAGATCAAGCTCGGGACCGGCGTTATCAACAACTGGACGCGCAACACCGCACTCATTGCCCAGACGATGAGCACACTGGAGGAACTCGCCGGTCCGAACCGCATCCAGTGTGGGATCGGCGCCTGGTGGGACCCACTGGCAGAGAAGGTCGGCATCGACCGAAGCGGTGCTCTCCGCGCGATGCGGGAATGCGTCGAGGTCACACAGGACCTCCTGGACATGGAGAACGTCACCTACGACGGCGAGTTCGTTCAGATGCGTGACGTGGAACTCGACGTCGTCCACGGCGACTCCGGACCGCGGACGGTGCCAGTGTACGTCGGCGGTACCGGATTCAAAATGCTCGAGCTCACGGGTCATTTTGCCGACGGCGCTGTGATGAACTACCTCGTCAGTCCCGAGTACAACGAGAAGGCACTCGACGCGCTCGCGACCGGCGCAGAGCGCGGCGGCCGGTCGCTCGAGGATATCGACCGACCGCAACTGGTCGTCTGTTCGATGGACCACGATGTCGACAAAGCGCTCGACAACGCACGCGAACTCATTACTCAGTATCTGGGGCAGCAGCCCCACATCATGAAGGCAAGCGGTGTCAGTCAGGACCTCATCGACGAGGTCGGCGACGCGATCGGCGGCTGGCCGGCGGACAAGGAAGACATCAAACAGGGAATGGAACTCATTCCGGACGACGTCGTCCACAAGCTCACAGCTAGTGGGACTCCCGAGCAATGTCGGGAAAAAGTCCGCGAATACGCTGAGAGTGGCTGCCAGTGCCCGATTCTCTATCCGCTCGGGGACGATCGCGAACTGATGATCGACGAGTTCGCAGACGGCTACCTGTAG
- the thrC gene encoding threonine synthase — translation MAMNHVTTLECTICERDYDPDQIIYTCPEHEGVKGILEVKYDYDVIDDNFDADLDGNIQSQWKYEAFLPVDDDAEVVTLNEGGTDLFDAPNLSEELGVETLVKDDGRNPTGCFKDRASSIAVTKAKHAGRDIITCASTGNAAASLSGYAARGGLDCRIFVPGAAPAGKLAQPLVYGADVLAVNGSYDEAYDLSVEVTDEYGWYNRNAAINPFQVEGKRTVGHELAEQSVVRGEVPDWVVFSMGDGCTIAGAWKGFKEFYDLGYVDDYPKMLGVQAEGASAIHDTFQGHEDIDDIADTIADSIAVGRPRNTIKACRAPQESGGDTVLVSDEDILEAEKLLGSTEGIYAEPAGATPVAGVQEALEQGIIERDETVVVVSTGFGLKDTESAKKATGDVNRIEPELSEVEALFGDAQAAAADD, via the coding sequence ATGGCAATGAACCATGTCACTACGTTAGAGTGTACGATTTGTGAGAGGGACTACGACCCTGACCAGATTATTTACACCTGTCCGGAGCACGAGGGCGTCAAAGGCATTCTCGAGGTCAAGTACGATTACGACGTCATCGACGACAACTTCGACGCCGACCTCGACGGAAACATTCAGAGCCAGTGGAAGTACGAAGCGTTTCTACCGGTCGACGACGATGCAGAAGTCGTGACCCTCAACGAAGGCGGGACGGACCTGTTCGACGCTCCGAATCTGAGCGAGGAGCTCGGTGTCGAGACGCTCGTCAAGGACGACGGGCGCAATCCAACCGGCTGTTTCAAGGACCGCGCCAGTTCCATCGCGGTGACGAAGGCCAAACACGCCGGCCGTGATATCATCACGTGTGCGTCAACTGGGAACGCGGCGGCTTCGCTGTCCGGGTACGCGGCGCGTGGCGGTCTGGACTGTCGCATCTTCGTTCCCGGGGCCGCACCCGCCGGCAAGCTCGCTCAGCCGCTCGTATACGGTGCCGACGTCCTCGCCGTCAACGGGTCCTACGACGAAGCGTACGATCTGAGCGTCGAGGTTACGGACGAGTACGGTTGGTACAACCGCAATGCGGCGATCAACCCCTTCCAGGTGGAAGGGAAACGAACCGTCGGTCACGAGCTCGCGGAACAGTCGGTGGTCCGCGGGGAGGTGCCCGACTGGGTGGTCTTTTCGATGGGTGACGGCTGTACGATCGCCGGCGCCTGGAAGGGATTCAAGGAATTTTACGACCTCGGCTACGTCGACGACTACCCGAAGATGCTCGGCGTGCAAGCGGAAGGCGCCTCGGCGATTCACGATACGTTCCAGGGCCACGAGGATATCGACGATATTGCCGACACCATCGCCGACAGCATCGCCGTCGGCCGGCCGCGCAACACGATCAAGGCCTGCCGCGCTCCCCAAGAGAGCGGCGGAGACACCGTGTTGGTCTCCGACGAGGATATTCTCGAGGCCGAGAAGCTCCTTGGGAGCACGGAGGGGATTTACGCTGAACCTGCAGGAGCGACGCCGGTCGCCGGCGTTCAGGAGGCGCTGGAGCAGGGAATCATCGAGCGGGACGAAACCGTCGTCGTCGTCTCGACCGGCTTCGGCCTGAAAGATACCGAGAGCGCGAAGAAAGCGACGGGCGACGTCAACCGGATCGAGCCCGAACTCTCCGAAGTGGAAGCGCTGTTCGGAGACGCCCAGGCCGCCGCTGCCGACGACTGA
- the cofH gene encoding 7,8-didemethyl-8-hydroxy-5-deazariboflavin synthase subunit CofH, which yields MSDAFRLGVTGPAGRMEYSHRPDTTQSFENALEKARNGERLTVDDGVELLTTGTKSPEIDQRRKEEVLRIADYRRAEVVGEEVTFVANLNNNVTTACNTGCQFCNFKDTASKFETEYSEDHGGFTKTPEESREIVRDAVERGIYEVCSVSGLHPAFALDDEHRERLEACDRNDLNYKAPAAYTVDPGTYCDQMKAMSVDGVHVHSMTPEEAYHARRGTDWEYEEVYRRLRDAGLNSVPGTAAEILVDEVREVICPGKIGTDEWVAAMEAAAAVGLPMTATIMYGHVENEMHRVQHLDVIRDLQDRTENITEFVPLSFVHEQTPLAEHGVVESGASTDEDELMIAVSRLFLDNIENIQSSWVKYGDAQGLKMLNCGANDFMGTILSEEITKRAGGSYGQFRSFEEYCDMLSAIGRPPVERSSDYEQRRRIDVESDRIGPRLGPAADGTPLVE from the coding sequence ATGTCAGACGCGTTTCGATTGGGGGTCACTGGACCCGCCGGTCGAATGGAATACAGCCACCGTCCAGACACGACGCAATCGTTCGAGAACGCGCTCGAAAAGGCCCGTAACGGAGAGCGATTAACCGTCGATGACGGTGTCGAGCTGCTTACCACGGGGACGAAAAGTCCCGAAATCGACCAGAGGCGCAAGGAGGAAGTACTCCGGATCGCCGACTACCGACGTGCGGAGGTGGTCGGTGAGGAGGTGACGTTCGTCGCTAATCTCAATAACAACGTGACGACGGCGTGTAACACGGGGTGCCAATTCTGTAACTTCAAGGATACCGCCAGCAAATTCGAAACGGAATACTCCGAAGATCACGGGGGTTTCACGAAGACGCCGGAAGAATCTCGCGAGATAGTGCGAGACGCCGTCGAGCGAGGTATCTACGAAGTCTGTTCCGTGAGCGGTCTTCATCCGGCGTTCGCGCTCGACGATGAACACCGGGAACGACTGGAAGCGTGCGATCGTAACGACCTCAATTACAAGGCCCCTGCCGCGTACACCGTCGATCCCGGGACGTACTGCGACCAGATGAAGGCGATGAGCGTCGACGGCGTCCACGTCCATTCGATGACTCCGGAGGAGGCCTATCACGCCCGGCGCGGCACCGACTGGGAGTACGAGGAGGTGTATCGTCGTCTCCGTGATGCCGGCCTGAACTCTGTCCCCGGGACTGCCGCGGAGATCCTCGTGGACGAAGTCCGTGAGGTAATTTGCCCCGGGAAGATCGGAACCGACGAGTGGGTCGCAGCGATGGAAGCAGCTGCTGCCGTCGGTCTGCCGATGACGGCCACGATCATGTACGGCCACGTCGAAAACGAGATGCATCGCGTCCAGCATCTCGATGTCATTCGAGACCTGCAGGACAGGACGGAGAACATCACCGAATTCGTTCCGTTGTCGTTCGTGCATGAACAGACTCCACTTGCCGAACACGGCGTCGTCGAGTCAGGTGCCAGCACCGACGAAGACGAACTCATGATCGCCGTCTCGCGCCTGTTTCTCGACAACATCGAGAACATTCAATCGTCGTGGGTGAAATACGGCGACGCCCAGGGGTTGAAGATGCTCAACTGCGGAGCGAACGATTTCATGGGGACGATCCTTTCCGAAGAGATCACCAAGCGCGCGGGTGGCAGTTACGGCCAGTTCCGTTCGTTCGAAGAGTACTGTGACATGCTTTCAGCGATCGGACGGCCGCCGGTCGAACGCTCGTCAGACTACGAACAGCGCCGTCGCATCGACGTCGAGTCGGATCGAATCGGCCCCCGTCTCGGACCTGCCGCCGACGGAACACCGCTCGTCGAGTAA
- a CDS encoding inositol monophosphatase family protein, which translates to MYGRRLATIEEIIALVSPDSEEELSTLETWADDHEIPVHAVEVGDDIDEVYTPEREYLGVTLGGDGTYLEGVRQFSPRQVPILGINAGTLAFLASISPDDLTDALDETLRGGATVDRRQQLHVEGNGVDCTGINDVMIEHELPENPVDRKITELEVFADGEFVGEYEGSGLAVSTPTGSTGVSLSAGGPVHYPMNNSSLQIVPLHTHRMGIRPLIVDADTTIEVVSEGSANLLVDGGRAQTRLEEDDTITISGADTSALVVNTSYDDDFFTSISEKLGWSVREDRHDQGDTDRVVSTTEAEDVVPRAEQVAEDASKAAGEALRELHGQTESVEYKSDKSDIVTEADYKADNIITTVIENEFPTHGIRSEESGEQVGTSEYTWLIDPLDGTGNFAHGNPNYSISIALLEDEEPVMGVVYAPETDEMFTAIEGEGATLDGLPISTTDRTSLDECMLLSGYDPNGAFLSHCYQETRGVRSIGSAALNLCFLAAGSADAVWEFDTYPWDVAAGVVIAREAGATLTNADGEQYDPIAAHETRNELVGSNGPVHEDLLRHLDDEQELQATQQTSAD; encoded by the coding sequence ATGTACGGAAGACGCTTAGCGACAATAGAGGAGATCATCGCGCTCGTCAGTCCGGATAGTGAAGAAGAATTATCGACGCTCGAAACGTGGGCGGACGATCACGAGATACCCGTCCACGCGGTCGAGGTGGGTGACGACATCGATGAGGTGTACACCCCGGAACGCGAGTACTTGGGTGTCACTCTCGGCGGTGACGGGACGTACCTCGAAGGCGTCCGGCAGTTCAGTCCGAGACAGGTTCCGATCCTCGGGATCAACGCCGGGACCCTCGCGTTCCTCGCGAGCATCTCCCCGGACGACCTCACGGACGCCCTCGACGAAACCCTGCGAGGTGGTGCGACGGTCGACCGCCGGCAGCAGTTACACGTCGAGGGCAACGGAGTCGACTGTACCGGTATCAACGACGTCATGATCGAACACGAGCTGCCGGAGAATCCCGTCGACAGGAAGATCACCGAGCTGGAGGTATTCGCGGACGGCGAGTTCGTCGGTGAGTACGAAGGGAGCGGACTCGCAGTATCGACGCCGACCGGTTCGACCGGCGTCTCACTGTCGGCTGGCGGCCCCGTCCACTACCCGATGAACAACTCGTCGTTACAGATCGTGCCGCTGCACACCCATCGGATGGGTATCCGTCCGCTCATCGTCGATGCCGACACCACCATCGAAGTCGTCTCAGAGGGGTCCGCAAACCTCCTCGTAGACGGTGGACGCGCGCAGACCCGTCTCGAGGAGGACGATACGATCACTATCAGTGGAGCCGACACGTCGGCACTTGTCGTTAACACGAGTTACGACGACGACTTCTTCACGTCCATCTCCGAGAAACTCGGCTGGAGCGTTCGTGAAGACAGACACGATCAAGGTGATACCGACCGAGTAGTCTCGACCACCGAAGCGGAAGACGTCGTCCCCCGGGCCGAGCAGGTAGCGGAGGACGCTTCGAAGGCGGCCGGTGAGGCGCTCAGAGAACTCCACGGACAGACGGAGTCCGTCGAGTACAAGTCCGATAAATCGGACATCGTCACCGAGGCCGACTACAAGGCGGACAACATCATCACGACCGTCATCGAGAACGAGTTCCCCACTCACGGGATCCGATCGGAGGAGAGCGGTGAGCAAGTCGGGACGAGCGAGTACACCTGGCTGATCGATCCGCTCGACGGTACGGGGAACTTCGCACATGGCAACCCCAACTACTCGATCTCCATCGCGCTTCTTGAGGACGAGGAACCCGTAATGGGCGTCGTCTACGCGCCGGAAACGGACGAAATGTTCACTGCGATCGAAGGTGAAGGAGCGACGCTGGACGGCCTTCCGATTTCGACGACCGATCGAACGTCGCTGGACGAGTGTATGCTCCTCTCCGGTTACGATCCGAACGGAGCATTCCTCTCGCACTGCTATCAGGAAACTCGCGGTGTTCGAAGTATCGGTTCGGCTGCGCTGAACCTTTGCTTCCTGGCGGCCGGAAGCGCCGACGCGGTGTGGGAGTTCGATACGTATCCGTGGGACGTCGCTGCTGGGGTAGTTATCGCCCGCGAGGCCGGCGCCACGCTCACGAACGCGGACGGCGAGCAGTATGACCCGATCGCGGCACACGAGACGCGAAACGAACTCGTCGGATCGAACGGACCGGTCCACGAGGACCTGCTCCGTCATCTCGACGACGAACAGGAACTGCAAGCTACGCAACAGACCAGCGCAGACTGA
- a CDS encoding amidohydrolase family protein produces the protein MIDRLIEDARIVSATGVRAGSIAIDDGQIRAIGPNVASEYGDATDVIDAAGKIAIPGVVDVHNHLHDPNLFPDGIDFASQTASAAAGGVTTVVELPTQSPITSPDAFRKKRDECADLAHIDFGLVAGNVEEADINVEGIMAEGTRDFKTFTAEPYLASDEMIVSLMEAVGNAGGKVRVHCETQGLLDHARASIDETTPDVYMESRPLEAELDAINRMGWFAEYAECPLHVVHVSSGSGAREGGRFKSRSNVPVTLETCPHYLAFSAEDVEEKGPFLKVNPSLKSPAEVDRLWDAVRDGTIDLIASEHFPTYREDRERGWENIWEPYAGLPSIETMLEFLVSAGVHEDRLSWTRLHELICSRPAREAGIYPRKGSLQEGTDADIVLVREDQFTVSADDLQYVGGWTPYEGREWSARVDTVIANGDVIASDHEVQSSPGRGEFLSRP, from the coding sequence ATGATTGATCGTCTCATCGAAGACGCGCGTATCGTCAGTGCGACCGGCGTTCGAGCGGGATCTATCGCCATCGACGACGGCCAGATACGGGCGATCGGCCCGAACGTCGCGAGCGAATACGGTGACGCGACAGACGTGATCGACGCTGCGGGGAAGATCGCTATTCCGGGTGTCGTGGATGTCCACAATCATCTGCACGATCCGAACCTCTTTCCGGATGGTATCGATTTCGCGTCACAGACGGCGAGTGCCGCGGCCGGCGGAGTGACGACCGTCGTCGAGCTCCCGACGCAGAGCCCGATCACGTCGCCGGACGCGTTCCGGAAGAAGAGAGACGAATGTGCCGACCTCGCACACATTGACTTCGGACTAGTCGCGGGAAACGTCGAAGAAGCGGATATCAACGTCGAGGGGATCATGGCGGAGGGCACGCGCGATTTCAAGACGTTCACGGCCGAGCCATACCTCGCTTCCGACGAGATGATCGTGTCCCTGATGGAGGCCGTCGGAAACGCCGGCGGGAAAGTCCGCGTTCACTGCGAAACGCAGGGACTCCTCGACCACGCTCGAGCGTCGATAGACGAAACCACGCCGGACGTGTACATGGAGTCCCGCCCGCTCGAAGCGGAACTCGACGCCATCAATCGAATGGGGTGGTTCGCCGAATACGCCGAGTGTCCCCTTCACGTCGTCCACGTCTCTAGCGGAAGCGGGGCACGCGAAGGCGGACGATTCAAATCGCGGTCGAACGTTCCGGTGACCCTTGAGACCTGTCCGCATTACCTCGCGTTCTCGGCGGAAGACGTCGAGGAGAAGGGACCGTTCCTGAAGGTTAATCCGAGCCTCAAATCGCCCGCAGAGGTCGATCGACTCTGGGACGCCGTCCGCGACGGAACGATCGATCTCATCGCCAGCGAACACTTCCCGACGTACCGGGAAGACCGAGAGCGCGGCTGGGAGAATATTTGGGAGCCGTACGCCGGACTGCCCAGCATCGAAACGATGCTCGAGTTCCTTGTCAGTGCCGGCGTTCACGAGGACCGACTCTCCTGGACACGGCTTCACGAGCTTATCTGTTCGCGGCCAGCACGCGAGGCTGGTATCTACCCGCGGAAAGGATCGCTCCAGGAGGGGACCGACGCGGACATCGTTCTCGTTCGCGAAGACCAGTTTACGGTTTCGGCCGATGATCTTCAGTACGTCGGCGGCTGGACGCCGTACGAAGGTCGCGAGTGGAGCGCACGTGTCGACACGGTCATTGCGAACGGCGACGTTATCGCCAGCGATCACGAGGTCCAGTCTTCGCCCGGCCGGGGCGAGTTCCTCTCGCGGCCGTAG
- a CDS encoding amidohydrolase family protein, producing the protein MILNAGTLITMNDEREVREEVHVVVEDGEIVDIADGYESAEETIDARDEVVIPGLVNCHTHMYALPIRGAPLTASPESFYEALVDIWWEVDEAFTTRDARFSALGSAAEMVESGVTAFCDNYSGPNTLPGALDAVADGVSQTPIRGMISFETTARNSEAEALEGIDENQRYIHEAEEEYDDITGHYCLHTLFTNTKDVVDECVERAVQDDRPIQIHLEEGLVDVHESIKKYGERPVPALDSMGFFEADVIAAHCVHSTERELEILAENDVKVAHNPYSNINNAVGIADIETMEELDMTIGIGDDGWDPDMFETMRSAVGIHKLKQNDPSGFDMAKALEWATIGSAGVLGMEDRIGSIEVGKRGDFVTLDLGPNPVLPESAPYYVVSAASRADVTRTVIDGKTAYSPDQGVRGVDDAELESVGEASAELWNRL; encoded by the coding sequence GTGATACTGAACGCAGGCACGCTCATCACGATGAACGATGAGCGCGAGGTCAGAGAGGAGGTCCACGTCGTCGTTGAGGACGGCGAAATCGTCGACATCGCCGACGGATACGAATCCGCCGAGGAGACGATCGACGCTCGCGACGAGGTCGTTATTCCCGGCCTCGTGAACTGCCACACGCACATGTACGCGCTTCCGATTCGCGGCGCGCCGCTGACCGCGTCCCCGGAGAGTTTCTACGAAGCGCTCGTCGACATCTGGTGGGAAGTCGACGAAGCGTTCACGACGCGTGACGCCCGGTTCTCCGCCCTCGGATCGGCCGCCGAGATGGTGGAGAGCGGCGTCACGGCGTTCTGTGACAACTATTCCGGACCGAACACACTTCCCGGCGCACTGGACGCCGTCGCCGACGGCGTCTCCCAGACGCCGATCCGCGGCATGATTTCGTTCGAGACGACTGCACGTAACTCCGAAGCGGAGGCCCTCGAGGGGATTGACGAGAACCAGCGGTACATCCACGAGGCAGAGGAGGAGTACGACGATATCACCGGCCACTACTGCCTCCACACCCTGTTTACGAACACGAAGGACGTCGTCGACGAGTGTGTCGAGCGTGCGGTCCAGGACGATCGGCCGATCCAGATCCACTTGGAGGAGGGACTGGTCGACGTCCACGAGTCGATCAAGAAGTACGGGGAACGACCCGTTCCCGCGCTCGATTCGATGGGGTTTTTCGAGGCAGACGTCATCGCTGCCCACTGCGTCCACTCCACGGAACGTGAACTCGAGATCCTCGCCGAAAACGATGTGAAGGTCGCGCACAACCCGTACTCCAATATCAACAACGCGGTCGGCATCGCCGACATCGAGACGATGGAAGAACTCGACATGACGATCGGCATCGGCGACGATGGCTGGGACCCCGATATGTTCGAAACAATGCGGTCGGCCGTTGGCATTCACAAACTGAAACAGAACGATCCGAGCGGCTTTGACATGGCGAAGGCCCTCGAATGGGCGACTATCGGTAGCGCGGGAGTCCTCGGAATGGAAGACCGGATCGGCAGCATCGAAGTCGGGAAACGCGGTGACTTCGTTACGCTCGACCTCGGTCCGAACCCCGTACTCCCCGAGAGCGCGCCCTACTACGTCGTCAGTGCCGCAAGCAGGGCCGACGTGACGCGGACCGTAATCGACGGGAAGACCGCGTACAGTCCGGATCAGGGCGTCCGCGGTGTCGACGACGCGGAACTGGAGTCCGTCGGTGAGGCGAGCGCCGAACTCTGGAATCGCCTCTGA
- the rdfA gene encoding rod-determining factor RdfA, which translates to MPTDLGCKVDAAVKRYGLESADPVYESIDRGLLARWKGSDDRTPMGYRSLTEWFNKRLLKRVYDEHGRDSLGARVDSDYEALRSDDELVREEMIESLSADGIDAERVLEDMVSYGTMRNHLQECLNGDKAPQTAETEWERESIEVAREVAREKAERALSSLETKGQIDGVESSSIEVQIQLSCESCPTRIPLEVAVKQGYVCETHDQTPAASH; encoded by the coding sequence ATGCCAACTGATCTTGGTTGCAAGGTGGATGCAGCCGTAAAACGGTACGGTTTGGAATCCGCCGATCCGGTGTACGAATCGATCGACAGGGGGCTCCTCGCTCGGTGGAAAGGGTCCGACGACCGGACACCGATGGGGTACCGATCGCTCACGGAGTGGTTCAACAAACGCCTCCTCAAACGGGTGTACGACGAGCACGGCCGCGATTCGCTGGGCGCTCGTGTCGATAGCGATTACGAGGCGCTACGCAGCGACGACGAACTCGTCCGAGAGGAGATGATCGAGAGCCTATCGGCAGACGGAATCGACGCCGAACGGGTTCTCGAGGACATGGTGTCGTATGGGACGATGAGAAACCATCTTCAGGAATGCCTCAACGGGGATAAAGCACCGCAAACTGCCGAGACTGAGTGGGAACGCGAGAGCATCGAGGTAGCTCGTGAGGTCGCCAGGGAGAAAGCCGAACGAGCACTGTCGTCACTGGAGACGAAAGGTCAGATCGACGGCGTCGAATCATCGTCCATCGAGGTCCAGATCCAGCTGAGTTGCGAGTCCTGTCCGACTCGTATCCCGCTCGAAGTAGCGGTCAAGCAGGGCTACGTCTGTGAAACGCACGACCAAACACCCGCCGCCTCACACTGA